From a single Planctellipticum variicoloris genomic region:
- a CDS encoding PSD1 and planctomycete cytochrome C domain-containing protein, which produces MFAIYRRWFVACFIGLAAPSSLCAAEPVDYTRQIKPLLKARCYACHGALKQEAGLRLDTARSMQQTADGAPVVKPGLPDKSPLLDRLTAELADGRMPPEGHPLAPEEIAAIRAWIAAGAPSPDREEPEQDPRQHWAFQTVVRPAVPTLDDSAWSRNPIDSFIAAELTRQGLTPQPPAAKSALLRRVTLDLTGLPPTRGELQAFLADDAPDAYERLVDRLLASPQHGERWARHWMDVWRYSDWYGRRMVPDVWNSAPQIWRWRDWIVRSLNADKGYDRMVAEMLAADEIAPEDPEAGYATGYLIRNWYALNPNDWMRSNVEHAGKAFLGLTFNCAHCHDHKYDPITQEDYFRLRAFFEPIGIRQDRVPGEADPGPFQEYNYSTLRKVVRIGSVQIFDKSPDAPTWFYTGGDERNRVADKGSIAPGFPAFLASTASPIEPRTLPPRAWYPGLQPGIQDTLLAETRSAITASETALAASRRAIETALPPLQMQLAQAETAFAAARQSAAAVSQSSALSGRQSLLLDATAGRRLVQRTLPHLSPLVDGTELQFQLRILKDAHVNFQLAKDHLKGLTAGYVAFDQGRIVSYKPGSFTELEVGRYSFAAGQRQFEVSLQFQPAADQCLLTIHSHAPRQLLVENVPVALNGWNPAGDPTKAISFDAHTGSVAAFDDVLLIEPGATQSHPASALAPSRPLESFDFEPPLYPEGRDVVGVDGWIGSSFSQAPATSLISLMIDDPQLQTLLTSLRAARQAVAAQKLQLQALTAREVAARAELTSLEARIAADRARFGETPGADVESLTRTASLAHRDAALKTAQADLLAAEQALAAAEAKPASDASRAKEIDAAGKQIAAKQTALQQAQTAFDDPAQAMSYPPLSPTYPSTSTGRRKALVEWIGNRQNPLTARVAVNHIWLRHFHAPLVATVSDFGRNGAAPTHPALLDWLAAELMDSGWSMRHLHRLIVTSEAYRMSSAAGSGTEHAQSVDPENHSLWRMNVGRMEAEVLRDSLLYSANRLDGQIGGQELENKVALTTFRRTLYYSCNPELDGKSQFGALFDAPEPADCYRRTRSVIPQQALALTNSQLVHELSGVLATQLQASLPVEQQSQPDAFIIAASEQILARSPTDRELQLCRQFLSPPTAPDVSTDPQALRESLVRALLNHNDFVAIR; this is translated from the coding sequence ATGTTCGCCATCTACCGGCGCTGGTTCGTCGCATGCTTCATCGGTCTGGCTGCGCCGTCTTCGTTGTGCGCCGCCGAACCGGTCGACTACACCCGTCAGATCAAGCCGCTCCTCAAAGCCCGCTGCTATGCCTGCCACGGCGCCCTCAAACAGGAAGCCGGTCTCCGCCTCGATACCGCCCGCTCCATGCAGCAGACCGCCGACGGAGCACCGGTCGTCAAACCCGGCCTCCCCGACAAGAGCCCCCTGCTGGACCGACTCACCGCGGAATTGGCCGATGGCCGCATGCCTCCCGAAGGCCACCCCCTCGCCCCGGAAGAAATTGCCGCCATCCGCGCCTGGATCGCCGCGGGCGCCCCCTCCCCGGACCGCGAAGAACCCGAGCAGGATCCCCGTCAGCACTGGGCCTTCCAGACCGTTGTCCGCCCCGCCGTCCCGACTCTCGATGACAGCGCCTGGAGCCGCAACCCGATCGACTCCTTCATCGCGGCCGAACTCACGCGGCAGGGCCTGACGCCGCAACCTCCCGCGGCAAAGTCCGCCCTGCTCCGCCGCGTGACGCTCGATCTCACCGGGCTCCCTCCCACGCGCGGCGAGCTCCAGGCCTTTCTCGCGGACGACGCTCCCGACGCCTATGAACGCCTCGTCGACCGCCTGTTGGCAAGCCCTCAACACGGCGAACGCTGGGCCAGGCACTGGATGGACGTCTGGCGCTACAGCGACTGGTACGGCCGCCGGATGGTCCCCGACGTCTGGAACAGCGCCCCGCAGATCTGGCGCTGGCGGGACTGGATCGTCCGCTCGCTCAACGCCGACAAGGGCTACGACCGCATGGTCGCCGAAATGCTCGCCGCGGACGAAATTGCTCCCGAGGACCCCGAGGCCGGCTATGCCACCGGCTACCTCATCCGCAACTGGTACGCCCTCAATCCGAACGACTGGATGCGCAGCAACGTCGAGCACGCTGGCAAGGCGTTTCTGGGACTGACCTTCAACTGCGCCCACTGTCACGATCACAAATACGACCCGATCACCCAGGAAGATTACTTCCGCCTGCGGGCCTTCTTCGAACCGATCGGCATCCGCCAGGACCGCGTCCCGGGCGAAGCCGACCCGGGCCCCTTTCAGGAGTACAACTACTCCACGCTCCGCAAGGTCGTCCGCATCGGCTCAGTCCAGATCTTCGACAAGTCCCCCGACGCTCCCACCTGGTTCTACACCGGCGGCGACGAACGCAACCGCGTCGCCGACAAGGGCTCCATCGCTCCGGGATTCCCCGCCTTCCTGGCCAGCACCGCCAGCCCGATCGAACCCCGCACGCTTCCGCCGCGCGCCTGGTATCCCGGCCTGCAGCCTGGCATTCAAGACACGCTCCTCGCCGAAACACGCTCGGCCATCACCGCCAGCGAAACCGCTCTCGCCGCCAGCCGACGGGCCATCGAAACCGCCCTGCCCCCCCTGCAGATGCAACTCGCGCAGGCCGAAACCGCATTCGCCGCGGCCCGGCAGTCCGCCGCCGCCGTTAGTCAGTCGAGCGCACTCTCCGGCCGGCAATCTCTCCTCCTCGACGCCACCGCAGGTCGTCGGCTCGTCCAGCGCACGCTGCCGCACCTGTCTCCCCTCGTCGACGGCACCGAACTGCAGTTTCAGCTCCGCATCTTGAAAGACGCGCACGTCAACTTCCAGCTCGCCAAGGACCATCTCAAAGGCCTGACCGCCGGCTATGTCGCCTTCGATCAGGGCCGGATCGTCTCCTACAAACCCGGCTCATTCACCGAGCTCGAAGTCGGCCGCTACAGTTTCGCCGCCGGTCAGCGGCAATTCGAAGTCAGCCTGCAATTCCAGCCCGCCGCCGATCAGTGTCTGCTGACCATCCACTCGCACGCTCCCCGGCAGTTGCTGGTGGAGAACGTCCCGGTCGCCCTCAACGGCTGGAACCCCGCCGGCGATCCCACCAAAGCCATCTCCTTCGACGCCCACACCGGCAGCGTGGCCGCCTTCGACGACGTCCTGCTGATTGAGCCCGGCGCCACGCAAAGCCACCCGGCCAGCGCCCTGGCCCCATCCCGGCCCCTGGAATCGTTTGACTTCGAACCACCCCTTTATCCAGAAGGCCGCGACGTTGTCGGCGTCGACGGCTGGATCGGCTCCTCGTTCAGCCAGGCCCCCGCGACCTCGCTCATCTCGCTCATGATCGACGACCCGCAGCTTCAGACTCTGCTGACCAGCCTTCGCGCCGCCCGGCAGGCCGTCGCCGCCCAGAAGCTGCAACTCCAGGCCCTCACCGCCCGCGAAGTCGCCGCCCGCGCCGAGCTGACCAGCCTCGAAGCCCGCATCGCCGCCGATCGCGCCAGATTCGGCGAAACCCCCGGCGCGGATGTCGAAAGCCTGACCCGCACCGCCAGCCTCGCCCATCGCGACGCCGCCCTGAAGACCGCTCAGGCCGACCTGCTTGCTGCCGAACAAGCCCTCGCTGCCGCCGAAGCCAAACCCGCCAGCGACGCGAGCCGGGCCAAGGAGATCGATGCCGCCGGCAAACAGATCGCCGCAAAACAGACCGCACTGCAGCAGGCGCAGACCGCCTTCGACGACCCCGCCCAGGCGATGAGCTATCCCCCTCTGTCACCCACCTATCCCTCAACCAGCACCGGCCGCCGCAAAGCCCTCGTCGAGTGGATCGGCAACAGGCAGAACCCCCTCACCGCCCGCGTCGCCGTCAACCACATCTGGCTCCGCCATTTCCACGCGCCGCTCGTCGCAACCGTCTCCGACTTCGGCCGGAACGGCGCCGCCCCCACTCACCCGGCCCTGCTCGACTGGCTCGCCGCCGAGCTGATGGACTCCGGCTGGAGCATGCGGCATCTCCATCGCCTCATCGTCACCAGCGAGGCCTACCGCATGTCCTCCGCCGCCGGCTCAGGCACGGAGCACGCGCAGTCCGTCGATCCCGAAAACCACTCTCTCTGGCGGATGAACGTCGGCCGCATGGAAGCCGAAGTCCTCCGCGACAGCCTGCTCTACAGCGCCAACCGGCTCGATGGACAGATCGGCGGGCAGGAACTGGAAAACAAAGTGGCCCTCACCACCTTCCGCCGGACTCTCTACTACAGTTGCAACCCCGAGCTCGACGGCAAAAGCCAGTTTGGCGCCCTCTTCGACGCCCCCGAACCTGCCGACTGCTACCGCCGGACACGCAGCGTCATCCCCCAGCAGGCCCTCGCCCTCACCAACAGCCAGCTCGTCCACGAACTGAGCGGCGTCCTCGCCACCCAGCTCCAAGCGTCCCTCCCCGTCGAACAGCAATCGCAACCGGACGCATTCATCATCGCCGCCAGCGAGCAGATTCTGGCCCGCTCTCCCACCGATCGGGAGCTGCAGCTCTGCCGGCAGTTCCTGTCGCCGCCGACCGCGCCCGACGTCTCCACCGATCCCCAGGCCCTGCGCGAAAGCCTCGTCCGCGCCCTGCTCAATCACAATGATTTCGTCGCCATCCGCTGA
- a CDS encoding DUF1501 domain-containing protein, translating to MPTESAHTSCNCQSRRAFLSDLGMGFTGLSLGALLARDGVLRAGETASTPTGLPHFAPRAKSIIWVFLSGGYSHLETFDPKPALNQYAGMTFDKTPFENPVHSPLHKKRFRSVAAEEINVRDVYPTIYPMQVGWNKHGESGIEITDWWPHLSRCVDDLCFVRNMWTTDNDHAAENQIHTGRHRLDEPQPTIGSWAHYGLGSLNDNLPSYVVLGGPTRTDTRQSIDSYYLGPQHAGVPLALDPKEPLPFGQRAGKQTAAEQRREYELIGQLNELSAVEYPDDPDLRARIRAYELAFRMQSATPDAIDLASETAATQQLYGLDQDATKLAGQRLLAARRLVERGVRFVQVFPSTYGVWDSHQKLKDNHTRLCATIDKPIAGLIQDLKQRGLMDDVTVVFCTEFGRTPGLELRGGGKDGRDHHPNGFTIWMAGAGIKKGYVHGATDELGYHALGDGHYVTDLHATVLHLLGLDNRRLEIPGRKRLDMDFGQVMHDVLA from the coding sequence ATGCCGACCGAATCCGCACACACCTCCTGCAACTGCCAGTCCCGGCGGGCATTCCTGTCCGATCTCGGAATGGGTTTCACCGGCCTCTCACTCGGAGCCCTGCTTGCCCGGGACGGCGTCCTCCGCGCCGGCGAAACCGCCAGCACGCCCACCGGCCTCCCGCACTTCGCTCCCAGGGCCAAATCGATCATCTGGGTCTTTCTCTCGGGCGGCTACAGCCACCTCGAAACCTTCGATCCCAAACCGGCCCTCAATCAGTACGCCGGCATGACCTTCGACAAAACCCCGTTCGAAAACCCCGTCCACTCTCCGCTCCACAAAAAACGCTTCCGCTCCGTCGCCGCCGAAGAAATCAACGTCCGCGACGTCTATCCCACGATCTACCCCATGCAGGTCGGCTGGAACAAACACGGCGAAAGCGGCATCGAAATCACCGACTGGTGGCCCCACCTTTCTCGGTGCGTCGACGATCTCTGCTTCGTCCGCAACATGTGGACCACCGACAACGACCACGCCGCCGAAAACCAGATCCACACCGGCCGCCACCGCCTCGACGAACCCCAGCCCACCATCGGTTCCTGGGCCCACTACGGCCTCGGCTCGCTCAACGACAATCTCCCCAGCTACGTCGTTCTTGGCGGACCGACCCGCACCGACACCCGGCAGTCGATTGATTCGTACTACCTCGGCCCCCAGCACGCCGGCGTCCCTCTCGCCCTCGATCCCAAAGAGCCCCTCCCCTTCGGTCAGCGGGCCGGCAAGCAGACCGCCGCCGAGCAGCGCCGCGAATACGAACTGATCGGCCAGCTCAACGAACTCTCCGCGGTTGAGTACCCCGACGACCCCGATCTGCGCGCCCGCATCCGCGCCTACGAACTCGCCTTCCGGATGCAGTCCGCCACCCCCGATGCCATCGACCTCGCCAGCGAAACCGCCGCCACTCAGCAGCTCTACGGACTCGACCAGGACGCCACCAAACTCGCCGGCCAGCGCCTCCTCGCCGCCCGCCGGCTCGTCGAACGGGGCGTCCGCTTCGTACAGGTCTTCCCCTCCACCTACGGCGTCTGGGACTCCCACCAGAAGCTCAAAGACAATCACACCCGTCTCTGCGCGACCATCGACAAGCCGATCGCCGGCCTGATCCAGGACCTCAAGCAGCGCGGACTGATGGACGACGTCACCGTCGTCTTCTGCACGGAATTCGGCCGGACGCCCGGCCTTGAGCTCCGCGGCGGCGGCAAAGACGGCCGCGACCACCACCCCAACGGCTTCACCATCTGGATGGCCGGGGCCGGCATCAAGAAGGGCTACGTCCACGGCGCCACCGACGAGCTCGGCTACCACGCCCTCGGCGACGGCCACTACGTGACCGACCTGCACGCCACCGTTCTGCACCTGCTCGGCCTCGACAACCGCCGGCTGGAAATCCCCGGCCGTAAACGCCTAGATATGGACTTCGGCCAAGTCATGCACGACGTCCTGGCGTGA